In Oryza sativa Japonica Group chromosome 1, ASM3414082v1, the genomic stretch CAtttcttaactatttgtcacttttgCTTACGTGACGAGCCATCATAGCGTGCCCACGTGAAAAACGACGTGGACCCACCCGTCAGCCCCTCCACtttccttcttctccacctcgCCGGAGCTTGAATTGAGCGTAGCCATTACACGGACACATCTAAAGCGGAGATTTTCGCCCTGAGTTGGCCTAGCTCGgccacgagcgccgccgccaccatggtCTCCTCAAGCGCCACGTCCCCAAGCCCCGCGTCCTACGCCACCACCGCCCCGACGACGAGCGtgaacaacagcagcagcgccgccacggTAGCGCGTCTCGTGATCTGCATCCCGAGATCCGTGCGAACCTGTCTCCCTCGATCCGTGCATCGCCGGAGCCACTCCCACTCCCCCTTCTTCATCTATCGTTGAAGCCGCTCCCACTCCCCGTTCCGCACATGGCTATCACCATTCTCATCGTCTGTTCCGGTGCACGCAAGCCTCTGGGCCCGAGGAAGCCGTAGCGGCCCTGTCAACATCGCGGTCGTCGTTGTTCTCCGCTTCCTCATTGTCGTCAAGAAACTCGCGCAAGTGGAGGTTCTCGAAGGATCTCCTCCATCGGAGCAACTCCGAAAGCGGCAAGAACCCGTGGCCGCCTTTGCCCACCCCGCAGCCTCGGTCGCCAGCGCCTGTAAGTGGCGAGGCGAGCCGAGGTGGAGGAGATACAGCGGCCGTAGgtggagaaaaaaagagaggggagggccTGACGGGGAGGGGGTCCATGTCGCTTTCCACGCGAGCACACCACAATGGCTCGCCACGTAgaaaaaatgataaataatTAAGCACGAATCTAGAAGAGGCATTTGAATAAGAGCAAGATAATAATAGAGCtcacttcctactattagcCAATCTTAAAGCCAACACATATAacagattagctataaggttggctacaattttcttctcatctctcaatctctcacttatacattaagagcaagttcaatagtatagtcaaatactagctccaattcatctatagccaatctaatagctcattcatacaatagttacatactacattattaatacctagtcccacctgtcatagacacactgcgtcttggagtccgtgctacagctggctacaaatctgtagctcgctgctcttctctctcctgatttatctccttaaaatatgtttgcagttaacttatagcctgctattgtacctgctctaattgtATTTGTCTTAGAGTTTGTGTTAAGCTAgttcttgcatgagagccaacacctTAACTTTTTATTACAtctcttctccacataagtttATAGTAGGCTTACAGcttactattatacttgctctaagtgATGTACTTAacagtggtaaatagttaaattccccagGCTGGACCCCTCCACCCAGAGTCCAATCTCCAAAGCGGTGGAACACCAGCCCAGCCGCTCAGCCTCGCAGAGTCGCCCCGCGCGGCTCGGCCGCTCACCCACCCGTAACGCCGTCACGAGACGGCGCTAGCCCGGTGGGGAGGTGGCGCGAATCCGAGGCGCCGCCTCCTAATTTTTCCCGCGCCCCACCCCGCGCTGTGGCGgctgttcctcctcctccttcccccgaTCCCCAACTCCTTCCAACtcacatggcggcggcggcggcggctgcgtccGTGGCGAGTCAAGCGCAGGCCGTGCTCCGCGGCAGGCTCTGCGACCAGGCCGTCGTCCACTCCGCCCTCAGGTCCTCGCCGGACACCAACTACAGGTCAGCCAGAGTCGCTCCCCCTCCCGCGAAATCAGCCCGGGAGTCCTCGCGACTGACGCGCTTTGTTCTGGGTTGGGCACAGTAAGCTGAAGTACCTCGTCGCCAGCTCCGTCTCCGAAGCCTGCAACAACTCCGTCCTACTCCTCGGCCCCCGCGGCTGCGGAAAAGCCGCGGTGAGGTTTTCCTTCCTAGTATACTCTTCTGCCCCACTTTCAGCGGTTTTCTCGGATGCGGGggtggtgttcgacgaaatgtgcCAGTGGGCGATCTACGACTTTACGCTATGGGTTGTTTCGGCATGGActgaggtggtgtttggatcagggacttaactttagtccatgtatttagatactaatttagagtattaaatatagactacttataaaactaattacataaatgaaagctaattcgcgagacaaattttttaagcctaattaatccataattagagaatgtttactgtagcatcacataggctaatcatggattaattaggctcaatagattcgtctcacgaattagtccaagattatagatgggttttattaatagtctacatttaatatttataattagtgtccaaacatccgatgtgatagggacttaaaagttttagtcccatctaaacagggtctgagATTTCAATTCTTCGCAGGTGGTCGACATGGTTCTAGATGATCTGAAGAAGGATCATCCTGATGCAATATCAGTGGTATGTATAAACGTTATATTTTACTTGTTGCTAGAAATGTATCCATGTATTTGCGTAATACACGATCGATGATTTACCTACGTTGGCCGTGAAATAAACATACATGTTACGAGAAAATAGTTTGTTTCAGGGCGCTTTAGGGCGGAAGGGGACAAGGATAAATGTAGAAACTCCTTGCATATTTTTATGTTCTCAAATGCATGGCCTAGCCAAAAGGACAATATATCATAATGCACAATTAGTTAGACTTTGTTAACTTGTAGTTCAGTTGGATTATTGTGCAAACTTTTTTCAGATCAGGCTGAATGGGATGCTACATAGTGATGACAACTGTGCCACGAAGGTTAGAGCTTTCTGATGCCAGCTTTTTTGGTTCAATTTCCGTATTCCACATGCCCTCCGAACCAaatctccctctctcttaaCTCCTGTCCACCAATTCAGTTAACTTCATAGTTGTTTCTATGCTTTATCAACTCCAATGCAGCCATGCTAATGCTTTTGTTACTTTGCTTTTAAGGAAATTGCGAGGCAACTTTGTTTGGAACATCAGTTATCATTTTCCAAAATGGTGTGTGGTGTCTACTCTAGCCTTCACCTCACTCAATTATTGTTCTCTCTACCATTTTAAAAGATCTTATCTCTTTTAGGCTTCTTCAGATGACAACACGGAATTCATGATTGACATGTTACGGTAAGTGAAGTGTTAAGATGATGAGCATCTGTACATCATAGAGACATACTCCTTGATTCTTGAAATTTATGTCCAGTCATCTGTATCCTCTCTTCTGCAGGGAGTGTGGACTAGCTCACAAGACAATAATTTTTGTCCTAGAAGAGTTTGACCTCTTTGCTCAGGTTGAAACAAATACATGCATTCTGGTTTAACTATACTTAATTCATGCTGAATGTTAGATGCATAGAATTGTAGCACGTCATGGTTTATGGGACATTTGTCTTACAGGAATAGCTTGCTTTCTACAATTGCTGCTGGCAATTATTAGATAACAGGATAACAGATGATTCTATTTATGGTTTCCTATTACAGGGGAAGCAGAGGTTACTCTATAGCTTACTTGATGCAATGCAATCTCTCACCTCACAAGCTGTTGTTATTGGTGTGAGTTGCCGATTGGTATGAAATATATCCTCTCCCATGTTTCTGCATCTTAGCCGTTTGTAATTTGTGTGCTAGTACACTGTCATAAGATCACCATCTCCCATGTTTCAGATGACCCTCTTAATCGTGTGGTAGTTGATACACAATATGCATTAGTGCAGTAGCATGTCACATGCATTGTGGTAATTAATGATACCAACGCTGTACTTGGGATTGAAGTGGCTAATAACTTTAGACATTGATAGTTCTACGAAAAATCTACTGTTTCCTTTGTGAGCTGTTTTGTAATATCAATTCATTTTTAGGATGCAGACCAACTCCTAGAGAAAAGGGTTAGATCCCGGTTCTCTCATAGGAAGCTTCTGTTTGTTCCTTCTTCAGTGGATAGTTTACAGAGGTTAGccttgtgcattttttttttcaggctaAAACATTCACTGTTTCTCAAGATCTCTATTCAATCCATCTTTTGACATTTGAATGATTGCAGGTTAATGGAGCACTTGCTAGCACTTCCTGAAGATTCTCCCTTACCAACAAAGTATGTCAGGGAGTACAATGCACGGATTACTGTATCCTTTGCTCAATGTGACATGTCACTTTATGTGCTTACAAAACCTGCAGGTCACTGTTCTTGCTTTATAATCCTCACGGCAATCATATTTGAATAGGCTGACAAATACCCACAGAGTGTTTTGTTAATGGGCAGTTTTTCTGTTTCTTATTCCAAGAATGGATGCTGAATGTGTTCTTTTCTATGCTAAAAAGAAGCCATGGTGGCAAACTGGCAATGGCACTGTTTCTTAGGCTAAATGGAACTGTATGTGATCATCCCATCAAGTTCTATAATATTGTTTGTGTTATTGTGCAAAACAAAATTGTAATCCATATAATCAACTAGGTAAGGTAGTGCAGAAAATTGCATTAAAAGCTTGGGATTTCCTTGTATGCTGCTGAAAGTTCACATTCTCATGCCACTCATTGTCTCAGTGACATGGGCTTGGATCCACCTTTGTCATAACGACAATGAGGGATTTTAGAGTTCAATGCAATATAAGGAACTAATCCCCCCCAAGGTTTATGTTATCCTATACACTTCAGAGCATTTTCAATGACAAAAAGTTCAAAGGAATTCTCAGCTCCCTCACTGATGCTGACGCAACAACAAGCCACATCCTTAGATTTCTGTAAGTATTTCAgcagcttcttttttttatcctcCCTTTTCTTCACATTTCCACACTTTTTAGTACTCAGTTAAATATAGGAGAACGAAACCTTCAGTTTCAGAGTGGTGTCATACATGGACATAGATTCTGGACTTCTGTCAATGCAAAGCTTCATGAATGCGCTATCTTCGATGCAGAGGCAGCCTAAGATGGACAGTTTGCAAGGTCTATTTTGTTTGTTGTCCCTCATTTACTTATGTAGGATGGAATTGTTCGCTGTATTGATTTATATGCTAAAACAAAGCTACCTTCATTACTCCACACCATAAAACAGTGGACATGAATGGCACCATATTTCTGACACTGAAATTTCGATAGCAGATCTCTCCATTTTGGAACTATACATTCTTGTATGCATGAACAGGCTAGAAGATAAGGAGAAAAGTTCATACAACTTTATCACTATTATGAAAGGTAGAATCTGTTCCTCTCCATTTGTGTTCAGTCATAGGAAAGACTAAGTAAGTTGATGAACTGGTTGTCTGTCAGAGTACAAATCTGTGCAGGATGCCTACAAAACGTCGGACAAATATTCACACACTGTTTGTTTTAGAGTAAGTATTAGCACAATCAAGAATTCATGAACCTTCCATTATATTGaaatttcaatataaaaaaattacaacttttttttccccttcgaTATAGGCTTTTGAGCATCTTTTGGATCGCGAGTTGATTAGCTTTGCAGACAACAAAGGGAGAAATCAGGCGCTTGAATATCGTCCTGTCAAACTTCTGATATCTTCACGTGAGCTTGCTGAGTCCCTCAAGTTGAACACGACCTGCCCTGTGAGTTAAACGTCCACCTGTTTTCCAATTTAACGATCATCTGATCCTTACCCCTTTTGTGGCTTGCCGTTCTATCTCAATACGCTAACAGGTTGTCATGCTTTGTGAATGATGGTGCTCTGGTTTACTATTGCAGGCTGTTTTGCAGAAGCTTCTTGACCGTGAAAGATACATgtaaaagtttctatatgttTGCTAAGTTGATACTGGTTCAAGTGCTGGCATACTTCTTTCTTCTTTGTTACTCCCTAACACCGTGTTGGAACATCCTATCTACTGCAAAGAGATTTACCTTGAAGATGAAAAAGGTATATCGGTCTCTGGCAAGGTAACAAACTAACAACACACCATTTCACTCGATGCCCTCCctcttgtgtgcatggatgatACTTGAGAAGTTCAACGCAAGGTAAACGCACTAGTGCACTACTGTGCTAGTAAAACTTTAACTGGATTACCATGGAAAATTGACACCATCAGTTTTGTGCTCATGACAAGCGTCCTAGGACGAACATTTGTTGTCCTCAGTTCTGTAGATCATACACATTCAACCAATCCTGTCATCCTATGCATGCGTTGATACCGAGAATCTAGCTCAGGTTTCATAAGTAGCTCAAACACATGTTGCATAGCAATGCTATTGTTTTTCTCAAATAAAATTGTTCCAAATATTATAATTATCTTGAAACTCTCGCAATCTCAGGCCTGTAATGGCGGAACTATTGTCAAGTAAAATTTGCCTACCTTAAGGTCTAGTTAAAGAGACTAGCTATGTATAGTTATCTTGAAAACAAACAAATACAAGGTAATAGAAGGTTTGGAGCAGAAACACTGCGATGAAGCTATTACAGCTGCTTTATTGAGCGTAAGTGATCCCTTCGTGACCATTCCAGCAAGAAAAGCGCAAGAGAAATCCCCACACAAATCCAAAGAGTAATCAACCAAGTAGGCATTGGATCTTGAAACAAACCTGGTTATGTTGATTCATGTTAGCACAAAGACTGACCAAGCATGTATCGACATAAACTGTATGCCCTTGTTAATTTGCCAAGAATATGCTACATACTATAAAATAACTCACCGTGTCCAAACTTCATGCATATAAGCAGCTCTACCATGCATATAGCTAACGAAAGCCAACAAAAAGCTCCCACCTTCTTCACTGGTTTTCTGAGATAATTgatatattgaaaaaaatatttagttatcCATCAATAGAAAGATTGCACGCCCATAAACAAAAGCCGGGATGGGAACTCATGATTCTAGAAAAGGTGTAGGAGGATATTATAATCTATATGTCAAGAAGACCTGTCTTGCAAGTAGGTGTTGTACTCACGAATTGCCGGGATAGCAATTAACCACCAAAGGATCAGCCGATACACAACCAAGGGGTTCCTGGGAGGAATCCAGAGACAAAATTTCAGGAAGAAGGTGTTAAGTTCCACTGTCATGAAACCGACGCAGAGACAGAACACTTGGATGAATCTCCTTGGCTCCATGAAAGGATGCCATTGATCCTTATCCCATTTAGCGGGTGTGAACTGACATAATGACCTTTTTACCTGCCACAATGGAAGTGGTTAACCAATGAACTTAAAGTGAACTTGACTAGCTTGCGCAGGATAAACCAGCTGATACCAAAATCATAATTTTGAGGTCATGATAAACATGCATATGCTCTGGTTTACGAATTTGTCTGTCCAATTCATAAAATATCCTACCAAATCAGTTCCAGACTCCTATTCTTATCCTAATGTTTCTAttctactccttccgtcccaaaatatagcaacttctgGCTAGTATCCCTGTGCGTATGGTTGGAGGTATTTTGATTAGCCAATACCTTCCATGCAGCCCATAGTTCAATTGCTCAACTCTCACCCTTTAGGCAGGTAGCTTTAGCTTGGAGCCTTAGAAGTGATCAATTGTTTTTCATAATCTACGaggctttcttttttcttgaaaaaaaaacttatgagACTATATATGAATATGACCCACATGTAGTCAGAGTATTTAAGTGATGTATATTGTATAGAGAATGGTATAAAGTGGAATAATTACTTGCTTAGAAATTCAGGGATTAAGGATACCAAACTGCAGACAAGACAGCCTGACTTCTGCGGCAACAGAAATTCATTGTACAGTCCCACTGGGAAAATCCCAGATTCTGCCTGGGATCTCCCATGTATGGAGTTAAGATCTTTACACTTGCATAGTACATGCAGTTATAGGATGACTTATCTTTTGTTAATACTCTGCCAAGTCCACTAGAGGTTGTCTAACTTGAACAGTCTTTTGTTGACAATGGGAAAAAAACAACAACCTCTATATCAAGATATACACAGCCTTCTAACTCAACACTCGAACAGTCTGCATAACGTCAATCTTATGGCAGCAGCATAATCAAACAAAAAATCTTATGGCAGCAGCATTGGCGCACATAATCAAGCATTGGTGAAAGTATTTGTGTCAGGATGATAAAATAGCAGGACAAAACAGCAAAAACTTGGACCACTGGTCATTTTTTTTAGGTATGCAATAACCAAATTAAGAGattaaaactgaaaaaaaaaaggaatatgcCTTCTATTAATGTGTTTTCGTTGAGCAATTGAGCATACCTTACCCATAATGCTTGGCTGACGGCTCAGTCCAACCCATTCGTATGTTTTGCCATCAAAGTAACGGACTGTGTGCATCCCCGCCCAAATACCTGTATCAAGATTCAAAATACTAGTTGAATGGAAACATTTCGATGGAACAACAGTAAAACTTCTGATGTTCATACACTGAATTACGACCGTACATATTCgttatttaaaaaagaaaatgataatAACAAAACACAGTGAACCTTTTCAAAGGTTCTACATACTCAGGCCAAGACAAAACAGTATCAAGGCAATGACATCCTAGTTAGTGCATTCTGCTACACATATCAAAAGGGAAGTTCCGATTGAGAATTGAAAATCACGAAAAATTTATCTTGCAGACAAGCTGTCCTAATCAACCAAGCAAGTCTACATATGAAATAACATGAGAAACATCGACATAACAAAGCCCATATTCACTGCTAATCTGTACCAGTACCTCTAATGTTTTGCACTGACAACTCGATATCCTTAAATCTAGCACTCTATCAGCATCCAGAAAAGAAACAGCTATGTGAGAACTTTTGATACTTTTAACTTGTATGACtataataacatttttttattcAGAAATATAACAACCAGATGGATGAATTGTAAATTTAGATACTGCCTTGAAAGACAGAGATCTCACCAAACCAATTACATATCATGATATCCAATATAATACTGTCCCACCAACACTCGTTAAAATTTGGCAGCATGTGCCTAAATGTAAGCTGCAGAAGATATCAAGTGTGCATTGTTACAATAGTTCATGAAAATTTACTAAATGAACATATGctaaaataaaaggaaataaTATTTCACTAGTCAAGGCAGCTTTTCTAACCTCCATGAGCTCAAAACCAACTGACAAGACCCATAGGAGAAGTTGGTTCCGTATCATTACTGCCTTACCCCACCAACCCAAGACATGGGCAATAACAAATTCATCAAACAATGTCTCCTATAGGTGCATCGTATTACCAATTTTGATGAAATAGCATTAAAAATAAATGAGTGTTGTGAATAGTGATGCTCATATGGAAAATCATACTTGAATATTAATAAATCTGTTGGTAGGGTTTTCTGGAACATACATACGGCAGTCAGAACCATATGATCTCTCTGGTAGTTCTGCATTTTGATATAAACAAATGATcagaatatatatatctatagatGATATTGTGATTTTTCCCTTGTGAATGTATTGCATAAATATTCTACCAACTCCGAGACCAGGGTGAAGGTGCTTCATAAACTGCCTGGCATCATCACGTTTCTAAAAGAAAACGGTATATAGATTAGACAGCAGACTAAATTTGAACACATAATTACAATATCTACCTTGAGCATCAAGTTTAAATGGTCCAAGTGAAAGGCTAATGAGTAAATTTTAAGAATAGCATGTTAGTGAATACAATAAACTGTAGACATAGCCAAcctggaaaagaagaaaagttaGAGCAACAAGGTACACAACAGCCATGCCATGCACCAAACGCCACACAGCAGGATGAGGCCTAATAAGTATCCTGTACAAAAGATTATTAGCCTGATCAATTAGCATCCTCATAAGTATTTATAGTTCTTTACAGAGCAAAATTAGATAAGACTCTCACAAAGGTATATCTACTCATAATGGCCAAACATCAGGTGCTTCTCCTTGCATCAGAAAATCAGCATAATCTAAGTAGTAAATGGTCCAATCAATTATGTACTATGAGAATCTGGTTTTGTGAGATCAAGAACATAGATGCCTTTTGTGGTGCTGGTAAAATGAAAAACATGTAATATCGCCAGAGCGAGTTTTCTTTGCTAAATCATAAACATATCATATATGAAAAGAATAGCGTATTTCATTTGATATCTGACCAATGGATGCCTGCTGACAAGATGATGTGATTTAACTCATTTACTAGAAAGCATATATGCGGGGCTTTTGGTAGGATAGAACATTTCACCTTCAATGTCAATCTTTTAATACTTTACCAGAAAAAAATTACCTAAATAATGCACCCAGTGCCAATAATAAAATGTATGACTGTAACAATCTCCCTAGCCAATAGGGGACCATAATGCAGAAGAATTGGTCATGAAAGATCCACAAGGACACAATAATGCAAAAAACATTTATTTAACTACCATTGGAATACAGCAAAGATTTGGAGACAGACAAAAAACAATTATTACACTGATAATTGTTAACATATGGTTTACCTAACAAGGGATAATTCACTTACGTTGAAGGTGCTTGGAGAGTGCAGTATGCTAGGAAAACTGCGATCATAGCCCAGACACCCCTGAGAAAATGTCAGTGAGTGAATCAGTTTCCTGGCATTGTTGCTTACTAGTACATACCATCAACAGAAGTCCAGTAAAACAATAATATTGGAAATCATCCTACAAATTCTTATCATTTAGAGTAAATGTGTTTCACAGTGTAATACCTTTTAATAGGTATGACCTTATCATGAGAGCTTGTAATCTCTGGATGAAGGACCCCACTTGCCCAGCTGTGAGAACAATAAAAGTGAACCAACTGCCAGACTGATGAGAAAGTAAAGAAAGGTGTTCAGATCTAGCTACAACATTTTTTACTAATAATACAACTGTTAAATTGTCAATTCTTGTATACGAATAGAATAGGTTGGCACCCAAGTTAGATGACTGGTAACAGGCAGCAGCAGCCAATACGAGCTCGTGTTTATATATGATTGTTTATGAATTTTTCAAGCATAAACTAGTACTTTTCATGCCATGATGCAACTGTCCTTAAATAAATCGTAGCCATTCATTTCGTGTCATTACTCTGAAACCAGTTCAAAGAATGGGCTGGATTCTTCATACTTCCAATTACCATGAATTGTTCCCTATTCCAAGCGCTTGAGGGTTATAACTTATAGGTAACTAGTATGAGAGTGGTCCAAGTCCAGCAAGACTAAAACACATGGTTTGTTTCAGAGTTTGAGTATCCCAGCCACATCTCACACAGAAAAGCTAAAAACCAGAATCTGCGCAGAATCTCAGTGGATGTTATGGATTTATAGTTGTTTGCCTGTATTGCGAATACTGAATTTCCAACTGAACCATGAAATGTTTGGTGAAGTGGCATTGAACATCAGAAAGTATCCCATACAAGACACAATACCTTGTACTATTTACTTTTGAAGACAAATGGCACACAAACTATGCATATATGGATCACTGAGAAGTCCAAAAGCCACACCAGTTAAAAATACCAGAGGCTGCAGTAACAGTTCTCTGCCATTTTTCAGCATAGCGTACCAAAAAACGTTAGGGATCAAATATGGTTTCCATATTAAGTTCCCAATTGGAGCAGCAAGTACAGTCTTAATATCTTTTACTACCATCTAGCAAACTTAATTAGTATATCAATTTAATCTGCACATTGAGAAATAATTTTACTGGTTATAAACTCTATTAAGCTCCAAAGAACTAACAGAAACTAACCCATTTTCTACATCCCTAAGAGCCTTACGCTCAGACAATTCTTGCAAAAGCAGATACTAGCAATCCTTGCACATGTATTTGAGAATTTAGACTACTTACATCAGGAGGCATGCGCCGGCAAGGAGAACCGAGACCGTGTGTGGCTTGTAAAGCCAAGCCGTCCACGGGTCGTattcctccacgccgccgccgtccgacggCCATATTTCCATGTCCTGCATCCTCTGATCGTTACTAGATCCATATTCCATCACCTCACCGCTGGCATCAATGGAGTTGATTACTCGTCTACCTGCATGGCCAGTTAGAGAATTCGGATGGAGAgatcaatatatataaaaaaaaaaccaggatCGCAATCAGTAATCAGAACGAACGCTCGCTTGTAATGAGGGTAAGAATTAGAACCAGGATCAATCAAATTATCAGAGACATGATAGAGAGTAGCAAATGCATTGGGGTTCACAGGGTTGATCAATTCGACGGAGAATCGCAGAAGGATCGCAAGAAGCAGATAGAAGCTTACGGTGATGGATGGGAGCCGAATGCTGTGGAAGCGACGGCGGTCTCTGCTGTCGAGAAGATGGGCAGGCGTCGGCGTCATCTGTGTTTACATCGCCTCCatctgggctgggctgggctgcgGTGGAGCTCGGGGGGTACCACCTCCGACGCACTGGCATCTGGCAGTGGCAGATCAGGTAGTCAGGTCCCCGGCGGGCCTCCCGAGCTGGCACTCAATGTGCATGCATTTATCTGTCAAGTGTCAAGTGTGTTTATAACATGGTAAGGATTTTCACTTTGAGATGTTTGCAAAGAAATTCTGGACAAAATACCCACATGAATACTATGAAATTCTTTATCATATGCGGGTAACTCAGCGTAGAAAACGTCAGGTACACCTACAAAATGCTCTTTAGGCTGGTGGAGACTTCTCAATGCGCACGTAAAATTGAACGATAAAATAGTACAtagttaattaaatattaactaaaattaaaaaaatatattaatatggtttttttaaaggaaacttttctatagatttatttaaaaaatatatcgtttagtagtttaaataACATGCACGTAGAAAAAGAGAAAGTAAAAGTTAAAGCGTGCACGTGAAAAATAAGAGTAGAAGTTAGGAAAATGTTCAAAAGAGGGAGTAGAAGTTAGGAAATTTACTCTTGGGTCCATTTTTCTCTAGCATATTCTTTCGTATAAATTGACATCAGACAATCATATCTACTTGAAGGCCACTACAAGTAGAGTAGCAGGCAAGTAATAAAAAAGTATAAGGGTAATattca encodes the following:
- the LOC4324139 gene encoding origin of replication complex subunit 4 isoform 2 (isoform 2 is encoded by transcript variant 2), with protein sequence MAAAAAAASVASQAQAVLRGRLCDQAVVHSALRSSPDTNYSKLKYLVASSVSEACNNSVLLLGPRGCGKAAVVDMVLDDLKKDHPDAISVIRLNGMLHSDDNCATKEIARQLCLEHQLSFSKMASSDDNTEFMIDMLRECGLAHKTIIFVLEEFDLFAQGKQRLLYSLLDAMQSLTSQAVVIGVSCRLDADQLLEKRVRSRFSHRKLLFVPSSVDSLQRLMEHLLALPEDSPLPTKYVREYNARITSIFNDKKFKGILSSLTDADATTSHILRFLFRVVSYMDIDSGLLSMQSFMNALSSMQRQPKMDSLQDLSILELYILVCMNRLEDKEKSSYNFITIMKEYKSVQDAYKTSDKYSHTVCFRAFEHLLDRELISFADNKGRNQALEYRPVKLLISSRELAESLKLNTTCPAVLQKLLDRERYM
- the LOC4324139 gene encoding origin of replication complex subunit 4 isoform 1 (isoform 1 is encoded by transcript variant 1), whose product is MAAAAAAASVASQAQAVLRGRLCDQAVVHSALRSSPDTNYSKLKYLVASSVSEACNNSVLLLGPRGCGKAAVRFSFLVYSSAPLSAVFSDAGVVFDEMCQWAIYDFTLWVVSAWTEVVDMVLDDLKKDHPDAISVIRLNGMLHSDDNCATKEIARQLCLEHQLSFSKMASSDDNTEFMIDMLRECGLAHKTIIFVLEEFDLFAQGKQRLLYSLLDAMQSLTSQAVVIGVSCRLDADQLLEKRVRSRFSHRKLLFVPSSVDSLQRLMEHLLALPEDSPLPTKYVREYNARITSIFNDKKFKGILSSLTDADATTSHILRFLFRVVSYMDIDSGLLSMQSFMNALSSMQRQPKMDSLQDLSILELYILVCMNRLEDKEKSSYNFITIMKEYKSVQDAYKTSDKYSHTVCFRAFEHLLDRELISFADNKGRNQALEYRPVKLLISSRELAESLKLNTTCPAVLQKLLDRERYM
- the LOC9271420 gene encoding CDP-diacylglycerol--serine O-phosphatidyltransferase 3, with translation MPVRRRWYPPSSTAAQPSPDGGDVNTDDADACPSSRQQRPPSLPQHSAPIHHRRRVINSIDASGEVMEYGSSNDQRMQDMEIWPSDGGGVEEYDPWTAWLYKPHTVSVLLAGACLLIWASGVLHPEITSSHDKVIPIKRGVWAMIAVFLAYCTLQAPSTILIRPHPAVWRLVHGMAVVYLVALTFLLFQKRDDARQFMKHLHPGLGVELPERSYGSDCRMYVPENPTNRFINIQETLFDEFVIAHVLGWWGKAVMIRNQLLLWVLSVGFELMELTFRHMLPNFNECWWDSIILDIMICNWFGIWAGMHTVRYFDGKTYEWVGLSRQPSIMGKVKRSLCQFTPAKWDKDQWHPFMEPRRFIQVFCLCVGFMTVELNTFFLKFCLWIPPRNPLVVYRLILWWLIAIPAIREYNTYLQDRKPVKKVGAFCWLSLAICMVELLICMKFGHGLFQDPMPTWLITLWICVGISLALFLLEWSRRDHLRSIKQL